CCGCGGAAATTCCAGAAGTGCTAAAAAAAGCCTTCTACCTCGCGCAATCCGGTCGGCCAGGTCCGGTTGTGGTCGATATCCCGAAAGATATGACCAACCCGGCCGAAAAGTTCGAATATATCTTTCCGAAAAAAGCCAAGCTTCGTTCTTATAGCCCAGCTGTTCGTGGTCATTCGGGTCAGATTCGCAAGGCTGTGGAAATGTTGTTGGCCGCTAAGCGCCCCATCATTTATGCCGGCGGTGGTGTGATTCTGGGTAACGGCTCAGCACCGTTAACCGAGTTGGCGCATTTGCTCAACGTGCCGGTGACCAATACCTTGATGGGCCTTGGTGCTTATCCTGGCAACGATCGCCAGTTCCTGGGCATGTTGGGCATGCACGGTAGCTACACCGCTAACTTGGCGATGCACCACGCCGATGTGATTTTGGCCGTCGGGGCGCGGTTCGATGATCGGGTAATCAATGGTCCGGCCAAGTTCTGTCCGAGCGCCAAGATTATCCATATCGATATCGATCCGGCTTCGATCTCCAAGACCATCAAGGCTGACGTACCCATTGTCGGCCCGGTTGAAAGCGTGTTGACCGAAATGGTTGCTACCCTGAAGGAAATCGGCGAAACACCGAACAAGGAAATCGTCGCCAGTTGGTGGAAGCAGGTTGAAGAATGGCGCGGAGACCGTGCCATGTTCCCGTACAACCGGGGCGACGGTAGCATCATCAAACCGCAAACTGTTATTGAGACGCTCAGTGAAGTCACTCGTGGCGACGCGTATGTGACGTCCGACGTAGGCCAGCATCAAATGTTTGCCGCGCAATATTATAGATTTAATAAGCCCAATCGCTGGATCAACTCCGGCGGTCTGGGCACGATGGGCTTCGGTTTCCCGGCAGCGATGGGCGTCAAGCTCAGCTTCCCGGAATCAGACGTTGCCTGCGTGACCGGCGAAGGCAGTATCCAGATGAACATCCAGGAGCTGTCGACCTGCTTGCAGTACGACTTGCCGGTGAAGATCATCAACCTGAACAACGGTGCGCTGGGTATGGTGCGTCAGTGGCAGGACATGAACTACGGCGCTCGTCACTCGCATTCCTATATGGAGTCGTTGCCGAACTTCGTCAAATTGGCTGAAGCCTACGGTCACGTGGGTATGCGCATCACTGAGCTGAAAGATTTGAAGCCGATGATGGAAGAAGCGTTTGCCATGAAGGATCGTCTGGTATTCCTGGATATCAAGGTCGATACCAGCGAGCACGTCTATCCAATGCAGATCAAAGACGGCTCCATGCGCGATATGTGGCTGAGCAAGACGGAGCGGACTTAATCATGCGGCACATCATTTCCTTATTGCTGGAAAATGAACCCGGCGCCTTGTCGCGGGTGGTTGGTCTGTTTTCTCAGCGCAACTACAACATCGAAAGCCTTACCGTAGCGCCAACCGAGGACCCGACGTTGTCGCGTCTGACGCTGACTACGGTTGGACACGATGAAGTCATCGAGCAGATCACCAAAAACCTCAACAAATTGATTGAGGTAGTCAAGCTGGTAGATCTATCCGAGAGCGCCCATATCGAGCGCGAGCTGATGCTGGTCAAGGTTAAGGCGACGGGTGCTCAGCGGGCTGAGATCAAGCGCACGA
The nucleotide sequence above comes from Pseudomonas sp. AB6. Encoded proteins:
- a CDS encoding acetolactate synthase 3 large subunit; protein product: MELLSGAEMVVRFLRDEGVKHIYGYPGGALLHIYDALFKEPAVTHILVRHEQAATHMADGYARATGKAGVVLVTSGPGATNAITGIATAYMDSIPMVILSGQVPSNMVGTDAFQETDMIGISRPIVKHSFMIKNAAEIPEVLKKAFYLAQSGRPGPVVVDIPKDMTNPAEKFEYIFPKKAKLRSYSPAVRGHSGQIRKAVEMLLAAKRPIIYAGGGVILGNGSAPLTELAHLLNVPVTNTLMGLGAYPGNDRQFLGMLGMHGSYTANLAMHHADVILAVGARFDDRVINGPAKFCPSAKIIHIDIDPASISKTIKADVPIVGPVESVLTEMVATLKEIGETPNKEIVASWWKQVEEWRGDRAMFPYNRGDGSIIKPQTVIETLSEVTRGDAYVTSDVGQHQMFAAQYYRFNKPNRWINSGGLGTMGFGFPAAMGVKLSFPESDVACVTGEGSIQMNIQELSTCLQYDLPVKIINLNNGALGMVRQWQDMNYGARHSHSYMESLPNFVKLAEAYGHVGMRITELKDLKPMMEEAFAMKDRLVFLDIKVDTSEHVYPMQIKDGSMRDMWLSKTERT
- the ilvN gene encoding acetolactate synthase small subunit; this encodes MRHIISLLLENEPGALSRVVGLFSQRNYNIESLTVAPTEDPTLSRLTLTTVGHDEVIEQITKNLNKLIEVVKLVDLSESAHIERELMLVKVKATGAQRAEIKRTTDIFRGQIVDVSSSVYTVQLAGTSDKLDSFIQAIGTSAILETVRSGVTGIARGDKVLSI